From the Actinomycetota bacterium genome, the window GGTCTACCGCGGCCCGCAGGACCTGGGTGAGGGGCCAGAGGGTAGCCCGCCTCGCGAAGAGCCAGGGCCCGTCGCGTACCACGGTCTTGCGCCGGCGGCGGCGGCCCGCGTCCCGCATGATGGGTTCCCACGCCGCTGATGCCTGCTCGGCCCGCGACATCCTGTCCATGGCTTCGGCACCCCCTGGTTGTTCCAAGTGCTCAAATGCACCGGTATCTCCGTTCGCCTTCAGCCGGAAGCAAGGAATCAATGGTACCACATGAGACCCGTTTCCTTTCACCGTTTAAGCGTTTCAACCAAACTCAGAATGGGTAGACTTAAGGCGCTGTGGGCGCATGCCGGCATTACGGGATGGAATTCCGCTCGCTGGCCGATAAAGGAGGCCCGGGAATGCATACTATCGACCTTGATATACGCATCCAAACACCGATCGAAAAAGCCTGGGAGCTTCTGAGCGACCAGGAGGGCTACACCTTCGTAAGGCAGGTCAAGAGTACCAGGTTGCTTAAAGAGGGTCGCGGCGACAGGAACGGGGTGGGGGCGGTGCTCGAAATCAAAGCGATGGGCGCCACCATCGTCTGGGAGGTAAGCGTCTTCGAGCCCCCACACCGTTTCGAGTACCGCATCACCGGATTCCCCCTCTCCTTTCAGCATGATATCGGCGCCGTGGAGTTGACATCCGACGGCGAATACACCGATATCCACTGGCTGAGCAGATTCGCGGTGCCCGTTCCCCTGGCGGGGCGCGTGATAGAGTCGGTCATCCACCGCGTTATCGGTAAGGTACATCAAAGCACCCTGGAGCAGGCAAAGGCGATACTGGAGGGCTGAGTCCCCCGTTTGTGCGATCTATCAAGGCGGCATCCCCGATCAACGATAACATGAGTGACTGGATGCCACACATGAAGGACGGGGTGATCCAGTAAAAACCTCTTTAATGAAGGTCGGGAGGCCCCGGCGATGAAGAAGCCGGCGATGGTAGCGGTCCACAAGAGAAAAAAGGCGGGGCGTATCCAGGCCGCGCCAGCCATCGCCCCTTTCCTCGCCTTCCTGCTCGCCACCGTTTCCCTGGCAGTGCTGCCGGGATGCGGCAACGCCGGATGGGAGACCTCGAAGCAAGCCTTGGAAACCGCGGACATGACCGCCGAGGAGGTGCTGGAGCGCTCCGTAGAGCAGTTCATGTCGCTGAAGAGCTACCGCTACCGCGGGACGGTCACCATGACCGTCGAAGGGAACGAGGCCCTCAATAGCGAGTCCGAGTTCGACACCTTGCTGCAGCAGAACGACCAGGGCGGGATGGACGGCCATATGGTCGTGACCTCAAGGGAAGGCTCCGGCTCGTACGAGACATACACATACCGCGGCACCGATTATACCCGCCTGGAGGGAGGCGACTGGTACCGGGTAGAGGGCGGCGCCGGCTCCTCAGGCCTGGTCTCGCTGGACGCGCGCCGCATCATAGCCGAGTTCGCCAGCCTGGTGGAGGACGTCGAGTTCGCGGGCGAGACCGACTCCGAATACGTGATCTCCATGGTGATGGGTCCGGCCTATTTCGAGGGCGCGGCGGAGATCGTGGGGACCGAACCGGCTGCCTACAACGTGGGTGGTGAGACGACCATGACCATCACCGTCGACAAGGAGACCTTAAATATGACCGCCGCCACCATGACGCAGGTGACGGAGGCCACCGCGGACACACCGGCCATCAGCGTCATCTCGGTGGGCACCTACTCGGAATTCGACGAGCCGGTGGACGTGCAGCCTCCCCCTGAAGCCCTCAACGCCCCGCTCGAGGAGGACTCCAGCGGCGAAGCGAGCCAGTGACCACGGGGCGCCTCAATATTTGATCTCCTCACCCCTACTGCCCTAACACCGCGACCTTCTACCTCTGCTGTGGCCACCAGAACCTGGCACATGAGCGCCTTGAGGCCCGTTTACCGGCGGGGTGTAGGCTACTGGATCACCACAAGGATCTCTGAACAGCGGGCTTTTCGTCGCTAGCTTCGGTGATGCGGCCTCTGCCCGCGATGCTTTTCAGCCGTCCCTCTGGCGCCTGTACGGACGCCCCGGCCTTTACGCCGCTCCAGGCAGCGTCGACGATCCTTATGTTCGCGAGGCCGCGCCACCTCCTGAGCAGGAGAAGAAGGATAGTGTAGATGATCTTGCCGAGAGAGAAATGGAAGACCCAGGCGTATTCTGAATCACGGCCGATGGCTAACGAGAAGTTGGTCGTAAGGATCCGGTATATCAGTAAAGAGATCTCAAGAAGGAACATGAACAGCCCGCTTGCGATCATGAGGAAGGGGACGGCCCACCAGTTGCCGCCCCTGACCAGCCCGATGGCCATGACGAGAAAGAGAGCCCCCATGCCGAGGTAGGCTGCTGGCCTTACCCACTTCTTCGACTTAGACATGGCCTGCATGCTCCCTTGATCCGGGTGTGGCGGCATCCATATCACTTGCCACCCATATCGCTTAACGTGGATGGGACGCACTTGCCCCCGGATATGTTCAGATGTCCTCCAGCGCCATGTTGGCGGCCTCTTCCCCGGTGGCGAACGCGCCTTCCGTGCAGGCGATGAGGAACAGGTGCTCCCCGGCCATATACAGGCCCTTCACGTCCCGCCTGTGGTGCTTCAGGAACTCGTGGATAGCAGGGAACTGCCCGGGGGATTCCAGGTTGATCGCCCTGTCCCAGCGTATGCACTCGGTGAACAGGGGCTCGTCGGGAAACTCCGGCCAGAATTTCTGGGTCTCCCTGATGACGCGCCGGCGCCGTTCGTCCTCTGTGAGCTGGCCCAGTTCCTTGTCGTGCCACCCGGCCGTGAAGGCATAGAAGAGCCCGGCGCCCTCCGGCGCCGTCTTCATGTCCCCGCCCGCGATCTCGAAGATGGTGGTGAGGATGGACCTCTCGCTGCCCGGGATGAGGGTCGCCACGAAATACTCGGGGGTGATCTTTTTCTCCAGGGCGAAGATGTAGTTATAGGTCGAGCAGTAATCGCACGTCTCCAGGGGCTTGCTGATGCTGTCGGGCAGGTCCGGGATGATCTGCCGCGACACCACGGCGTCGGTGGCGCAGATCACCTGGTCCGCCGCGATGAACCCGCCCGCGGTCTCGACCCCCTTGACCTTACCGTCCTCGATGACCACCTTAGTGACCGGCGTGGACAGCCGCACATCGTCCTTCACCTTCTCGTAGAGCCCCTCGTTTATCGATCCCATGCCGTTTTCCATGACGCATACCCCGCCCGCGAGGAAGGCCAGGGCGATGAGGTGTGAGATGGTGACCTCCTCGGGCCGCGCCAGCACCATGGTGCCGAGAAACGGCGCGATCATGTGGTCCAGGATCTCGGGGCCGCCGTGCTCGAGGGCGAACTGGGCGGAGCTGACGTCCCCCAGTTCCAGCAGCGGCTCGAAGTCCCTGGTGACCGGGTCGAGCCTGCGCATGTATTTCCACATGGCCAGGCCCAGCTTGATAGCCTGGGGGTAGGCCTTGAGGGGCCATCCCCTGAACCGGAGCGTCTCGGGGAGGTTCTTCGCCATCTCCAGGGGGGTGCTCTTGAGGAGGAAATGCTTCTTGCCGTTGCGCCAGAAGGCAACCCTCAGGCTGTCCACGATGTGCGCCTGGTCCGACATCCCCAGCTCTCTCACGAACTTGTGCGTGGTGGCCCACTGCGTCTCGGTGAGACCGGCCCCGATGGGGAGATGGAACCCGTCCCTTTCCATGTTCCAGCAGCGTCCGCCCGGCCGGTCGCTGGCCTCCAGGGCCACTACGTCGGCCCCCGCCTTTTTCAGCGTATAGGCCGCCGCCAGCCCGGCGCAGCCCGTTCCGATCACCACGACCGGCTTGTCTCCCATGGTCCCTCCCTTTATTCCTTTAGGGTCGAATCTTCACTCTTCAATTTTCCGACATGTTATCGATTAAGTGAAGAGTGCAAATGGGCCAGGCCGAGAGGTCAGGCCTGAAAATCGGCCTGGCGAAGCAGAGAGAGAGTCAATGCACTCTAAATGCACTTCGAGTAGATTCATTTATAAGGCAACGAATAGGCTTTCGAGTAGATCTAAGTGAAGAGTTAAGATGCAGCTCCCCGGCCTGTGATGTTTTCACGGTTGGGTGGAGTACAGGCCGATCTTTGGGCGTGACCCCTTGGCCTTAGTGAGTACGGGCCGATTTCCGGGCCTGACCTCCCGGCCTGACTAGCTCTTTCTAATGCGCGCCTTGCCCATCTCGAACGCGCGCCCGGCATCAGCACCCACGCCCAGATATGCCATCTGCGGCGCGTTGAGTATGAGGGGATCAACCTTCGCCATGTCCGGGACGCCGTCGGTGAGGCAGCGCTCGTCCGCGTAAGCGGCGACGATCTCGCCGATGATCAGCTCGTCTCCCGCGAGGTCGACGGTCTGCACCAGCCTGCACTCCAGGTTGTACGGGCATTCCACGATCATGGGAGCTTTGCCCTCCTTGCCGTAGAAGACCTTGAACACGGTGGTCTTATCGTGCTTCTTGCCGGACACCAGCCCGCAGTAATCGGTCACCTCGGCCATGGCGGTGGACGGGATGTTCATGCTGAAAGCCCCCGTCTCCCTGATGCCGGCGTTGGTGAAGTGACCTTTATCGAGGGCCGCCAGGATATAGGACGGTTTGAGGCTGACCTGGGAAAACCAGGCCACGGTCATGAAGTTCACTTTTCCCGCGACCTGCGTCCCCAGGAGGGCGCATGGCATGGGGTAACAGACCATCTCGGTGCTGACCTCGATCTTATCCATGGGTATCCCCTTCCCGCTTGATAATAGTTGTGCCCGCTGTGTTCTTCCGCCTGTTTGCTATCATCCTACAATATCCGCGCAAGGAGAAGAACGCCTGTGCCCACCGGGCTCCAAGGACGGGGAAGCCGGGGTATGGGCTGCCCGAGGTATGGGAAGCCCGAGGTATGGGCCGCCCAAGGTATGGACTTGCAGCCGGCGGGGGATCACGCGGGGACCACAGATATCTCCAGGTCGCCGTCGTCGGCCAACTCCCACTCATAGGTGGAGTCCCCGGCCTGCGTTAGCTGCTCGCAGATGGCCTGCATCATGCCCACCATCAGGAGGGGCAGGCAAGAGTTCTCGATCAATACCCGCAAGCCGCCGTCGTTCATCTCGAAGCGCTTGAGGTTCCCCAGGCCCTGCGCCGCGAACATCCTCCTGTATGTGGACGAGTCCGGTCCGAGGGGGGCCTTAGACCAGGCTGACTTCATGGACGCCCTCTGGCTCGCGATGATCGCCTTCGATATATCCTCGCCCAGCTCCGTCTCGAGGTCCTCGAGGACCACCTGCAGGGTTATGGGATCGGTCATTATGGCCCTCCTCCCGGTGTCGGGATCGGTGATGGTCCCCTCTCCGGTATTCCATACGAAACGGGCCGCGCTCGCGGGCACCTCGCAGAGCGGACATGGCTCATAGCGGATGTCCCCTTCTTTGAACTTATAGAGCCTTGCCTGCAGCCTCTCCTGCAGTTCGATGGGGTGCTTCGCCTCGTAGGTGGTGACGCGGAAGGTGTTTTTTCCGATCTCGTCATATTTCACCCACATATCGAGCTGCTCCCAGCCCTCCGTCGCCCCCAGGGCGTCCCCGCAATAGAAGGGCAGGGAATAGGGGTTGCGGACGATGTTCTCGCGGTGGGGGTATTTCTCTCCCTTGCCCCAGAGCTCACCCAGGGAGATATCTCCCAGGCCCACCGATCTGCCTATATTGTTCACCTTTACGGTCGTCCTCCGGGCTATGCCCTCGATGGGCCTGCCGAGGGTCTTCCCCATCAGGCCGGGCCCCATAAAGATCTCCAGGCAGGCTTTCAGCATCCTCCTCTGCCATGCCGGGAAGAGCTCCTCCTGGATTATCCTGTTCGACCTGCGCCTGCTCTCAATGATCATGTTCTCGACGGGCAAGCCGATCAGAGCCTCGATGTCCTCGAAGACCTTGTTGAAGGCCTCGTTATCATGGATTACCATGCGCCTATCCGTCGCCTTCCTGTCAACGATCACCCCGCCCGTTCTCCAGGCGTAGGTCTTGCCGATGTTGGCGGGCACCCCGCAGGCCCTGCACAGCTTCACCTCTCCCATCTCACACCCCCTGTAAGGACCGCGCACTTGCTTTATATTCATTTCTCGCCAGCAGAGGTATGATGCTTGAGCCCTCTCGCCGGCAAAGACGGCTCGAACCGTGTAGGATAACAGCAAGGCTCGTTGCCATATTGGTTCCAGCAGCGACAGAGGACCTGAAATATCCATGGGGATGCCTGCGTCCCAAATCGTGATCGGTCGGTGAGGGGCATGTCGATGATCGTCGATGCCGCCGCATGGATAAGCGAACTCGATATCGCGGCCATACCCCCGCGCGTGCAGGAAAAGCTGCGCCACCAGATACTGAACATGCTCGCCGCGGCGATGGCGGGAATCGGGTCCGACATCGGCAAGCGCCTGTCCCGGGCCTTCCCCGTGTCGGGAGGGGACGCCTGGTCTCTCCCGCAAGGGCGGGCCTATTCCCTGGAGGAGGCCGTCGCCCTGGGGAGTTCCCTCACCATGACCATGGACTATGACGATTACCTCGTCTTCGGCCATACCGGGCACTCCGCGATAACCGTGCCGCTGGTGCTGGGCGACCGGGAGGATTTGCGCCTCTCCGAGGCCCTTCCCGCCATGGCGGCGGCGAACGAGATCGCCGGCAGGCTTGGTGCCGCCATCCTGCTGGGCCCGCGCAACGGGCAGATGTGGTCGTATATCCACCTGGCCGGGGGCGCTGCGGCGGCGGCGCGGGTGCTGGGACTGGACGCAGGGAGCACCGCGCACGCCCTGGCGCTCGCCCTCTACCAGCCAGTCCTGCCGCTATACCCGGGCTTCATGGACGGGGAGTCCAAGGTGATCACGGCCGCGGTCCCCACCGTTACGGGGGTACAGGCGGCGCTGCTGGCAAGGTCCGGCCTGGAGGGCAATACCGGGATAATGGAGGGCGCCGGGGGGGTTTTGGATGAGCTGTCCTTTCTGCCTCTCCCCTTCTTCTTCAGCGGCTGGGGCAAGGCCTGGGTGTCCGATACCCTGGCCTTCAAGCCTTACCCGGGATGCGCCTACCTCGACACCACCCTGGACGCGTGGGAAAAGATACGCGGCGAGGCCGAGTCGGGCGGCAGGCCTCTGCGTCCCGAGGACATCACGGAACTGGTTGTTGAGGCGAGCATCCTCACCATGGGCATGGACGACCTCGCCAGGGCTTACCGCGGCGCCGGCCCCCTCGCGCCGGTCAACATCAATTTCTCGCTGACCACCTCACTGGCCCTCGCCGTCCTCAACGGCAGGTTGACGCCGGGCTGCCTGGAACCGTCTTTTCTGGCGGAGAACGCGAGAGCCGTCCTGGAGCTGGCCTCCAGGGTAGAGCTGTTCCACGACTGGGGAGCGACCTATGAGCTTCTGGAGGCCCAGGGCCGCACCCTGGACCTGGCGGCCATCTTCGGGGCCTTCAGCCTGCGCGAGTTGGTGTGCCTGAGGCGGCGGCTCAAGGAACACCTTCCCCAGGCCAACCTGGGATGGCGTGACGCGAGAAAGATGTACGCGGCCCTCCCTCTCTCCTTCAAGCGAGGCCTCCTGCGCATGCCGGCGCACCTGCTCGGAAGGCCGTTCAGGAGGCAGCCCGGGGCGGGCATCGACCTGGAATCCGTGAGGATGGAGGAGCTGCGCCTTCCCTTCCCTGCCCGCCTCACCGTGCGGCTCGCGGACGGGACCGCGTACTCCCACCGCTGCGCCATCCCCAGGGGCGCGCCCGGGGGGGCCTCTTACCTGGAGGAAGTGCGTGAAAAATGGCACCGGGAGGCGTCGCCCTTACTGGGGGCGGAGAGGTCCGAAGAGGTCGCGCGCCTGGTGCTCGAGGAAGACCCACCCCTGCGGAAACTCCTGGACCATCTTCGGCCCGGGTAGGGGTCACGCCCATGAGGATACCGCGCGGCAGAATCTGCCCTTGGGGGGAATAGTGATTTTATTGAAGGGGCACTTCACGACAACGGGAGGAAACGGAACATGGAATACAACATCACCGTAAGGCCAGCGGATGTCGAGATAAAGGCTTCGGATGAGGAATCACTCCTGGATTCCATCCAGAAAGCGGGCATAGAGATCGAAAGCGACTGCGGCGGGATCGGCGTTTGTGGCCTCTGCAGGATACACATCCTTGAGGGAAAGACCAGCGAGATCGCCCTCGAAGAGGAGGACCACCTCACAGTGGAGGAGTTCGAGGCCGGCGAGAGGCTCGCCTGCCAGACTTACCCTCAGAGTGACTTGACCATCTCTATTCCGTAAACGGGATATGCAATGCTCTTAGCGTATATCATGGGGGCTGGCGGACCTGCTTGATGGCTGTTTCGAACGGCGGCGGTGCAAGAGAAAGGACGGTCATGGCTGAAACAGCGGCCGCGGATGAG encodes:
- a CDS encoding DUF6612 family protein translates to MKKPAMVAVHKRKKAGRIQAAPAIAPFLAFLLATVSLAVLPGCGNAGWETSKQALETADMTAEEVLERSVEQFMSLKSYRYRGTVTMTVEGNEALNSESEFDTLLQQNDQGGMDGHMVVTSREGSGSYETYTYRGTDYTRLEGGDWYRVEGGAGSSGLVSLDARRIIAEFASLVEDVEFAGETDSEYVISMVMGPAYFEGAAEIVGTEPAAYNVGGETTMTITVDKETLNMTAATMTQVTEATADTPAISVISVGTYSEFDEPVDVQPPPEALNAPLEEDSSGEASQ
- a CDS encoding MmgE/PrpD family protein; its protein translation is MIVDAAAWISELDIAAIPPRVQEKLRHQILNMLAAAMAGIGSDIGKRLSRAFPVSGGDAWSLPQGRAYSLEEAVALGSSLTMTMDYDDYLVFGHTGHSAITVPLVLGDREDLRLSEALPAMAAANEIAGRLGAAILLGPRNGQMWSYIHLAGGAAAAARVLGLDAGSTAHALALALYQPVLPLYPGFMDGESKVITAAVPTVTGVQAALLARSGLEGNTGIMEGAGGVLDELSFLPLPFFFSGWGKAWVSDTLAFKPYPGCAYLDTTLDAWEKIRGEAESGGRPLRPEDITELVVEASILTMGMDDLARAYRGAGPLAPVNINFSLTTSLALAVLNGRLTPGCLEPSFLAENARAVLELASRVELFHDWGATYELLEAQGRTLDLAAIFGAFSLRELVCLRRRLKEHLPQANLGWRDARKMYAALPLSFKRGLLRMPAHLLGRPFRRQPGAGIDLESVRMEELRLPFPARLTVRLADGTAYSHRCAIPRGAPGGASYLEEVREKWHREASPLLGAERSEEVARLVLEEDPPLRKLLDHLRPG
- a CDS encoding SRPBCC family protein: MHTIDLDIRIQTPIEKAWELLSDQEGYTFVRQVKSTRLLKEGRGDRNGVGAVLEIKAMGATIVWEVSVFEPPHRFEYRITGFPLSFQHDIGAVELTSDGEYTDIHWLSRFAVPVPLAGRVIESVIHRVIGKVHQSTLEQAKAILEG
- a CDS encoding 2Fe-2S iron-sulfur cluster binding domain-containing protein; this encodes MEYNITVRPADVEIKASDEESLLDSIQKAGIEIESDCGGIGVCGLCRIHILEGKTSEIALEEEDHLTVEEFEAGERLACQTYPQSDLTISIP
- a CDS encoding flavin reductase family protein; the encoded protein is MDKIEVSTEMVCYPMPCALLGTQVAGKVNFMTVAWFSQVSLKPSYILAALDKGHFTNAGIRETGAFSMNIPSTAMAEVTDYCGLVSGKKHDKTTVFKVFYGKEGKAPMIVECPYNLECRLVQTVDLAGDELIIGEIVAAYADERCLTDGVPDMAKVDPLILNAPQMAYLGVGADAGRAFEMGKARIRKS
- a CDS encoding NAD(P)/FAD-dependent oxidoreductase; translated protein: MGDKPVVVIGTGCAGLAAAYTLKKAGADVVALEASDRPGGRCWNMERDGFHLPIGAGLTETQWATTHKFVRELGMSDQAHIVDSLRVAFWRNGKKHFLLKSTPLEMAKNLPETLRFRGWPLKAYPQAIKLGLAMWKYMRRLDPVTRDFEPLLELGDVSSAQFALEHGGPEILDHMIAPFLGTMVLARPEEVTISHLIALAFLAGGVCVMENGMGSINEGLYEKVKDDVRLSTPVTKVVIEDGKVKGVETAGGFIAADQVICATDAVVSRQIIPDLPDSISKPLETCDYCSTYNYIFALEKKITPEYFVATLIPGSERSILTTIFEIAGGDMKTAPEGAGLFYAFTAGWHDKELGQLTEDERRRRVIRETQKFWPEFPDEPLFTECIRWDRAINLESPGQFPAIHEFLKHHRRDVKGLYMAGEHLFLIACTEGAFATGEEAANMALEDI